From one Nocardioides scoriae genomic stretch:
- a CDS encoding quinone-dependent dihydroorotate dehydrogenase: MGLYRQLFDRVLTRTDAEQAHHAAFRAIRAGRPVTHLLPAARGAGGGAAVRAMGLDFPGVLGLAAGFDKNGVGIDALANLGFGSVEIGTVTAHPQPGNPRPRLARLPADGAIVNRMGFNNEGAQAVARRLAERRLDRTGRRSGVPLGINIGKTKVVPEDEAVADYERSAALLTPYADYLVVNVSSPNTPGLRDLQTVERLEPLLRAVRRRADDVSSGHVPLLVKIAPDLADDDVLAVADLALALGLDGVVATNTTIARDGLASPASAVEAAGGGGLSGPPLRRRATEVVRLLRGRLGPDPVVVGVGGITTVADARERLEAGADLLQGYTGLVYEGPFWAARLNRALARSGATR; this comes from the coding sequence GTGGGCCTCTACCGCCAGCTGTTCGACCGGGTGCTGACGCGCACCGACGCCGAGCAGGCGCACCACGCGGCCTTCCGGGCCATCCGCGCCGGACGACCGGTGACCCACCTGCTGCCGGCGGCCCGCGGCGCGGGTGGCGGCGCGGCGGTCCGCGCGATGGGGCTGGACTTCCCCGGCGTGCTCGGCCTCGCGGCGGGGTTCGACAAGAACGGCGTCGGCATCGACGCGCTGGCCAACCTCGGCTTCGGCTCCGTCGAGATCGGCACCGTCACCGCGCACCCCCAGCCAGGCAACCCCCGGCCCCGGCTGGCGCGGCTGCCGGCCGACGGGGCGATCGTCAACCGGATGGGGTTCAACAACGAGGGGGCGCAGGCGGTCGCCCGGCGGCTGGCCGAGCGTCGCCTCGACCGCACCGGCCGTCGCTCCGGCGTGCCCCTGGGCATCAACATCGGCAAGACCAAGGTGGTGCCCGAGGACGAGGCGGTCGCCGACTACGAGCGCAGCGCAGCCCTGCTGACGCCGTACGCCGACTACCTGGTCGTCAACGTGTCCTCGCCCAACACCCCCGGCCTGCGCGACCTGCAGACCGTGGAGCGCCTCGAGCCGCTGCTGCGCGCCGTGCGCCGCCGGGCCGACGACGTCAGCTCGGGCCACGTCCCGCTGCTGGTGAAGATCGCCCCCGACCTGGCCGACGACGACGTCCTGGCCGTGGCCGACCTGGCCCTGGCGCTCGGGCTCGACGGCGTGGTCGCCACCAACACCACGATCGCCCGCGACGGCCTGGCCAGCCCGGCCTCGGCCGTCGAGGCGGCCGGCGGGGGCGGGCTCTCCGGCCCGCCGCTGCGGCGCCGCGCCACCGAGGTCGTCCGGCTGCTGCGCGGCCGCCTGGGGCCGGACCCGGTGGTGGTCGGGGTCGGCGGGATCACCACGGTGGCCGACGCCCGGGAGCGCCTCGAGGCGGGGGCCGACCTGCTGCAGGGCTACACCGGCCTCGTCTACGAGGGACCCTTCTGGGCCGCCCGCCTCAACCGGGCGCTGGCCCGCAGCGGAGCCACCCGGTGA